Proteins encoded in a region of the Sphingopyxis sp. OAS728 genome:
- a CDS encoding ribbon-helix-helix protein, CopG family — translation MRRGHIKQTFRLDAELVRLVAERAQQRRLTRTEIVEAALASLLTPDHEERMEAMVTRRLDRMSRQLDRIEWHGELVSETLALLVRHWLTNTPPLPEAALPAAQSVGKRRWEAFVAALARRMNAGPKLAAELSRDLSGDLQSEPSAK, via the coding sequence GTGAGACGGGGACACATCAAACAGACCTTCAGGCTTGATGCCGAACTTGTTCGCCTCGTCGCCGAGCGGGCGCAGCAGCGGCGCCTGACGCGGACCGAGATAGTCGAAGCGGCGCTCGCGTCGCTCCTGACCCCCGATCATGAGGAACGCATGGAGGCGATGGTCACGCGGCGGCTCGACCGGATGTCGCGCCAGCTCGACCGGATCGAGTGGCATGGCGAATTGGTGAGCGAGACATTGGCGCTTCTCGTTCGCCATTGGCTCACCAACACGCCGCCCTTGCCCGAGGCGGCGCTGCCAGCGGCACAGTCGGTCGGGAAGCGAAGATGGGAAGCCTTTGTCGCCGCGCTGGCGCGGCGCATGAACGCCGGCCCCAAACTGGCTGCCGAACTATCGCGGGATTTGTCGGGCGACCTTCAATCGGAACCCTCAGCAAAATAG
- a CDS encoding conjugal transfer protein TraG: protein MNDRILWGQIVIVLAVATGAVWAATQWTAGALGFQPALGAPWFRVDGYPVYPPPAFFWWWFAYDAYAPPIFYKGAAIAASGGFLSIITAIAMSVWRARERRRAETYGSARWAGEREIRKAGMLGKDGVILGRFARQYLRHDGAEHILCFAPTRSGKGVGLVVPTLLSWPGSCIVHDIKGENWQLTAGFRARHGRVLLFDPTNAGSAAYNPLLEVRRGEREVRDVQNVADVLVDPEGSLEKRNHWEKTSHALLVGAILHVLYAEEDKTLAGVAAFLSDPRRPIEATLHRMKKARHLGDRVHPVVAASAQELLNKSENERSGVLSTAMSFLGLYRDPVIAKVTGRSQWRIADLMEGDTPVSLYLVVPPGDISRTKPLMRLILNQIGRRLTEELNPAARPQRLLLMLDEFPALGRLDFFESALAFMAGYGIKAFLIAQSLNQIEKAYGMNNAILDNCHVRVSFATNDERTAKRISDALGTATEQRAMKNYAGHRLSPWLGHLMVSRTETARPLLTPGEVMQLPPSDELVMVSGLPPIRAEKARYFADACFARRILPPPVTAAVHVDRADDWTKRVLPEAGPEPVEEEDLDEDGANGGIRQEPELPLHEDIAPPALVFTSEFDFSDDGAQADAARLRSAADRRLARNARAASLDPDDGIEL, encoded by the coding sequence ATGAATGACCGGATTTTATGGGGGCAGATCGTCATAGTCCTCGCCGTCGCGACCGGGGCGGTCTGGGCGGCGACGCAGTGGACGGCGGGCGCGCTCGGCTTTCAGCCGGCACTCGGCGCGCCATGGTTTCGGGTAGACGGCTATCCGGTCTATCCGCCGCCCGCCTTCTTCTGGTGGTGGTTCGCCTACGATGCCTATGCGCCGCCGATCTTTTACAAAGGCGCGGCGATCGCCGCGTCTGGCGGATTTCTTTCGATCATCACCGCCATCGCCATGTCGGTATGGCGCGCCCGCGAGCGGCGGCGCGCCGAGACCTATGGGTCGGCGCGCTGGGCAGGCGAACGCGAGATCCGCAAGGCCGGCATGCTGGGCAAGGATGGCGTGATCCTCGGCCGCTTCGCTAGGCAATATCTACGCCACGATGGTGCCGAGCATATCCTCTGCTTCGCGCCGACGCGCTCGGGGAAGGGCGTCGGGCTCGTCGTCCCGACGCTGCTGAGCTGGCCGGGAAGCTGTATCGTCCATGACATCAAGGGCGAAAACTGGCAGCTCACCGCCGGCTTTCGCGCGCGCCACGGGCGCGTCCTGCTTTTCGATCCGACCAATGCCGGATCCGCCGCCTATAATCCGCTGCTCGAGGTACGGAGGGGCGAGCGGGAAGTGCGCGACGTGCAGAATGTTGCCGACGTGCTCGTCGATCCCGAGGGGAGCCTCGAGAAGCGCAATCACTGGGAGAAAACGAGCCACGCTCTGCTCGTCGGTGCCATCCTCCATGTGCTCTACGCCGAGGAGGACAAGACACTGGCGGGTGTGGCCGCCTTCCTATCCGATCCGCGCCGACCGATCGAGGCGACGCTGCACCGGATGAAAAAGGCGCGGCATCTCGGCGACCGCGTCCATCCCGTCGTGGCTGCCTCGGCGCAGGAGCTTTTGAACAAGAGCGAGAATGAGCGCTCGGGTGTGCTTTCGACCGCCATGTCGTTCCTCGGCCTCTACCGCGATCCGGTCATTGCCAAAGTGACGGGCAGATCACAGTGGCGGATCGCCGACCTGATGGAGGGGGATACACCGGTATCGCTCTACCTCGTCGTTCCGCCGGGCGACATCAGCCGCACCAAGCCGCTCATGCGCCTGATCCTCAACCAGATCGGGCGTCGGCTCACCGAAGAGCTCAATCCCGCCGCCCGGCCGCAGCGGCTTCTTCTCATGCTCGACGAGTTTCCGGCGCTCGGACGCCTCGACTTCTTCGAAAGCGCGCTCGCTTTCATGGCGGGCTACGGCATCAAGGCCTTCCTGATCGCGCAATCGCTGAACCAGATCGAGAAGGCCTACGGAATGAACAATGCCATCCTCGATAATTGCCATGTCCGGGTCAGTTTCGCGACAAATGACGAGCGAACGGCGAAGCGGATTTCGGATGCGCTCGGCACGGCCACCGAGCAGCGCGCGATGAAGAATTACGCAGGGCACCGGCTTTCACCCTGGCTAGGCCACCTGATGGTATCGCGCACCGAGACCGCGCGTCCGCTGCTTACGCCCGGCGAGGTGATGCAGCTTCCGCCAAGCGACGAGCTTGTCATGGTTTCGGGTTTGCCGCCGATCCGCGCTGAGAAGGCACGCTATTTCGCCGACGCGTGCTTTGCCCGCCGAATATTGCCGCCTCCGGTGACCGCGGCCGTGCACGTCGATCGCGCCGACGACTGGACGAAACGGGTGCTGCCCGAAGCCGGCCCCGAGCCCGTCGAGGAGGAGGATCTTGACGAGGACGGCGCGAACGGCGGCATAAGGCAGGAGCCGGAGCTTCCGCTGCACGAGGACATCGCGCCGCCCGCGCTAGTTTTCACCAGCGAGTTCGATTTCAGCGATGATGGCGCGCAGGCGGACGCCGCCCGGCTTCGCTCCGCAGCCGACCGGCGCCTCGCGCGTAACGCGCGGGCGGCGTCACTCGACCCCGATGACGGGATCGAGCTGTGA
- a CDS encoding relaxase/mobilization nuclease domain-containing protein: MMGDDQDFRIRPGKGRDAGAGAGQRGKRLAAQVKRAAARSGFARSRPGGGRRGSSGRHGRGRRALAALRHGPAQRRVTVMVRIVRHRGAAFRSAPLGRHIAYLERDGVTRDGRDASMFDASRDDADRSAFAERCGDDRHHFRLIVSPEDAAELGDLRRFTRDLVLQMERDLETPLDWIAVDHWNTDNPHVHILVRGVAADGSDLVIDRDYVAEGIRGRASEIATLGLGPRTERQIDKARAREVDADRWTGLDAELLARGRETGVVNLRPERGAADADRHLRGRAARLEAMGLAAALSPGIYVIDPDAETMLRRIGERGDIIRTMHREMRSLGLAFDTAALSIHEGQGEGPLVGRLVARGLDDELAGSAFAIVDATDGRTHHLRFADLEWTGDAASGAIVELRRWDGRDGEQRLSLAVRSDLPLADQISARGATWLDRQLLARDPVAGSGFGLELHAAMKARAEFLEGEGLARRQGTRLRLEPGLIETLRRRDLEAAGEAIAQRTGLARRPAGPGEHMAGIYRERVSLASGRFAMIDDGLGFQLVPWRPALDRHLGKHIAGTMNAAGGIDWALGRSRGIGI, translated from the coding sequence ATGATGGGCGACGACCAGGATTTCCGGATACGGCCCGGAAAGGGAAGGGATGCAGGCGCCGGCGCGGGGCAGCGGGGCAAGCGGCTCGCCGCGCAGGTGAAGCGCGCCGCCGCCCGTTCGGGATTTGCGCGCTCGCGGCCCGGCGGCGGGCGCCGCGGGAGCTCGGGGCGGCACGGCCGCGGCCGCCGGGCTCTCGCAGCGCTGCGTCATGGTCCGGCGCAGCGCCGCGTCACCGTGATGGTGCGGATCGTGCGGCACCGGGGCGCGGCGTTTCGCTCGGCGCCGCTCGGGCGGCACATCGCATACCTCGAGCGCGACGGCGTGACGCGCGACGGGCGTGATGCTTCGATGTTCGATGCGTCTCGCGATGACGCCGATCGCTCCGCTTTCGCCGAGCGCTGCGGCGACGACCGGCACCACTTCCGGTTGATCGTGAGCCCCGAGGATGCGGCCGAGCTCGGCGACCTCCGGCGTTTTACGCGTGACCTCGTGTTGCAGATGGAGCGCGATCTCGAAACGCCGCTCGACTGGATCGCGGTCGATCATTGGAACACCGACAATCCGCATGTCCACATCCTCGTGCGCGGCGTCGCGGCCGACGGCTCGGACCTGGTGATCGACCGCGATTATGTCGCCGAGGGCATCCGCGGGCGCGCTTCGGAAATCGCGACACTCGGGCTTGGCCCGCGCACCGAGCGTCAGATCGACAAGGCCCGTGCGCGCGAGGTCGATGCCGATCGCTGGACCGGGCTCGACGCCGAGCTGCTGGCGAGAGGGCGCGAGACCGGCGTCGTCAATCTGCGCCCCGAGCGCGGGGCCGCCGATGCCGATCGCCATTTGCGCGGCCGCGCCGCACGGCTCGAGGCGATGGGGCTCGCAGCGGCGCTATCGCCCGGGATCTACGTGATCGACCCCGACGCCGAGACTATGCTCCGCAGGATCGGCGAGCGCGGCGACATCATCAGGACGATGCACCGTGAAATGCGATCGCTGGGCCTGGCGTTCGATACGGCAGCGCTCTCAATTCATGAGGGGCAGGGCGAAGGCCCGCTCGTCGGTCGTCTCGTCGCGCGCGGCCTCGACGACGAGCTCGCGGGATCGGCCTTCGCGATCGTCGATGCCACCGACGGCCGAACGCATCATCTCCGCTTCGCCGACCTCGAATGGACAGGCGATGCGGCCAGCGGCGCGATCGTCGAATTGCGCCGCTGGGACGGGCGCGACGGCGAACAGCGGCTGTCGCTCGCCGTTCGTTCGGACCTTCCGCTGGCCGATCAGATTTCCGCGCGCGGAGCGACCTGGCTCGACCGGCAATTGCTCGCGCGGGATCCTGTTGCGGGCTCGGGCTTCGGTCTCGAACTTCACGCAGCGATGAAGGCGCGCGCTGAATTCCTCGAAGGCGAAGGCCTGGCGCGCCGGCAAGGGACACGGCTCCGGCTCGAGCCGGGACTGATCGAGACCCTGCGCCGCCGCGATCTCGAGGCCGCTGGCGAGGCCATCGCCCAACGCACGGGACTTGCGCGCCGGCCAGCGGGACCGGGCGAGCATATGGCCGGGATTTACCGTGAGCGCGTCTCGCTCGCTTCGGGCCGCTTCGCGATGATCGACGACGGGCTTGGTTTTCAGCTCGTGCCGTGGCGCCCCGCGCTCGACCGGCATCTCGGCAAACATATCGCGGGGACCATGAACGCGGCGGGCGGGATCGACTGGGCGCTCGGCCGCAGCCGCGGGATCGGCATCTGA
- the trbK-alt gene encoding putative entry exclusion protein TrbK-alt: protein MGAIVLGLALALALVAALDPPAPGASAPRISGADAPPEYAGTLRRCRTVTAADAECTAAWEAKRRHFFGSRKSDQ, encoded by the coding sequence ATGGGAGCAATCGTTCTGGGGCTTGCGCTAGCCCTTGCTCTCGTCGCTGCGCTTGATCCGCCCGCGCCCGGTGCGTCCGCTCCCCGGATCTCCGGAGCGGACGCGCCACCTGAATATGCCGGCACACTTCGCCGCTGCCGCACCGTCACTGCAGCCGACGCCGAATGCACGGCGGCGTGGGAGGCGAAGCGGCGCCACTTCTTCGGTTCCAGAAAGAGCGACCAATGA
- a CDS encoding VirB3 family type IV secretion system protein: MAAEAEISGFFAPVHRALAEPILLGGAPRSLAIVNGTLAGAIGLGLRLWIAGIAIWAIGHALSVWAARRDPHFVDVARRHLKYPVWMRP, translated from the coding sequence ATGGCAGCCGAGGCGGAGATCTCCGGCTTCTTCGCGCCCGTCCACCGCGCGCTTGCAGAACCGATCCTGCTCGGCGGCGCGCCGCGCAGCCTCGCGATCGTCAACGGCACGCTCGCCGGCGCGATTGGCCTCGGCCTCCGCCTCTGGATCGCCGGAATCGCGATCTGGGCCATCGGTCACGCGCTGTCGGTGTGGGCGGCGCGGCGCGATCCGCACTTCGTTGACGTCGCCCGGCGTCACCTCAAATATCCTGTCTGGATGCGGCCATGA
- a CDS encoding helix-turn-helix transcriptional regulator: MNDSGSHPRHDEDRWNRLTEKQRACLDLLIDHRTSKEIARLLDISKHTVDQRLNAARDSLGAQDRNETAFIYRQLKQIYDRVTYDAVEVPRRPALVRSKFPNGSPPNLMDLHDKAADLGRPSSNRFSFRGLWRRDHNSPARVWIMTAMLVVTLLVLLAGLGIAQALNQLISG, encoded by the coding sequence ATGAACGATTCGGGGTCGCACCCACGCCATGACGAAGATCGCTGGAACCGCCTGACCGAGAAGCAGCGCGCGTGCCTCGACCTGCTCATCGATCATAGAACCTCGAAGGAGATTGCGCGGCTGCTCGACATTTCGAAGCATACCGTCGACCAACGCCTGAACGCCGCGCGCGATTCCCTCGGCGCCCAGGACCGAAACGAGACCGCGTTCATCTACCGCCAGCTCAAGCAGATATACGACCGGGTGACATACGACGCGGTGGAGGTTCCCCGCCGCCCGGCTTTGGTGCGATCCAAGTTCCCGAACGGAAGCCCGCCCAATCTGATGGACTTGCACGACAAGGCCGCGGATCTGGGTCGGCCCTCGAGCAACCGCTTTTCGTTCAGGGGTCTATGGAGGCGCGACCATAATTCTCCGGCGCGGGTCTGGATCATGACGGCGATGCTCGTTGTCACGCTCCTTGTACTTCTCGCCGGGCTCGGGATTGCGCAAGCGCTCAATCAGCTGATCTCCGGCTGA
- the trbE gene encoding conjugal transfer protein TrbE, with amino-acid sequence MMNLAEYRSKSACLADFIPWVALVGEGVVLNKDGSYQRSARFRGPDLESATPAELVAVTSRLNNALRRLGSGWAVFVEAQRVPSNAYPQSEFPDPASALVDMERREQFREEGTHYESGYFLTLLWMPPAEDASRAEAWLYEGMERSSVDPREYLKSFIDRTNRILHLVEGFMPEAGWLDDGETLTFLHSTVSTKRQRVRIPETPVYLDALLTDQPLTGGLEPRLGGSHLRTLTITGFPTATWPGLLDELNRLAFDYRWSTRAIMLDKTDAAKLLTKIRRQWFAKRKSIAAILREVMTNEQSVLLDSDASNKAADADMALQELGADHSGIAYVTATVTVWDADPALAAEKLRLVEKVIQSRDFTCTIEGMNAIEAWLGSLPGHVYANVRQPPISTLNLAHLIPLSAVWAGAERDEHFGDAPLLYGKTEGSTPFRLSLHVGDVGHCLVVGPTGAGKSVLLATMAMQFRRYVGAQLFAFDFGGSIRAAALAMGGDWQDLGGALHAGDGGVALQPLARIDEAAERSWAAEWLATLLASEGVAVDPAAKEHLWSALTSLATAPVPERTITGLAVLLQSQPLKLALAPYCIGGPWGRLLDADEERLGATRVQIFETEGLVGAASASAVLSYLFHRLAGRLDGSPTFIIIDEGWLVLDSPAFAAQLREWLKTLRKKNASVVFATQSLADIETSSIAPAIIESCPTRIFLPNERAAEPQIARIYERFGLNDRQIEILSRATPKRDYYCQSRRGNRLFDLGLGEVALAFTAASSKIDQTRIGEIFAEHGPDGFAAAWLSHRKLEWAAELLPAIAVSTEESPR; translated from the coding sequence ATGATGAATCTCGCCGAATACCGCTCGAAATCCGCCTGTCTCGCCGACTTCATTCCCTGGGTCGCGCTCGTGGGCGAGGGCGTGGTGCTGAACAAGGACGGGTCGTATCAGCGCAGCGCACGCTTCCGCGGTCCCGATCTCGAAAGCGCGACGCCCGCCGAACTCGTCGCAGTAACGTCGCGGCTAAACAATGCGCTCCGCCGCCTCGGCTCGGGCTGGGCGGTGTTCGTCGAAGCGCAGCGTGTTCCGTCGAACGCCTATCCGCAGTCCGAATTTCCCGATCCGGCATCGGCGCTGGTCGACATGGAACGCCGCGAGCAATTCCGGGAGGAGGGCACGCATTACGAGAGCGGCTATTTCCTTACCCTCCTGTGGATGCCGCCGGCTGAGGACGCTTCGCGCGCCGAGGCGTGGCTCTATGAGGGCATGGAGCGGAGCAGCGTCGATCCGAGGGAATATCTGAAAAGCTTCATCGATCGCACCAACCGTATTCTCCACCTCGTCGAAGGCTTCATGCCCGAGGCCGGATGGCTCGACGATGGCGAGACGCTGACCTTTTTGCACAGCACGGTATCGACCAAGCGGCAACGCGTTCGCATTCCCGAGACACCCGTCTATCTCGACGCGCTCCTTACCGACCAGCCGCTCACCGGCGGTCTCGAGCCGCGGCTGGGCGGATCGCATTTGCGCACCCTCACGATCACCGGCTTTCCGACCGCGACCTGGCCGGGGCTGCTCGATGAACTCAATCGTCTGGCCTTCGACTATCGCTGGTCCACCCGCGCGATCATGCTCGACAAGACCGACGCTGCCAAGCTGCTGACGAAGATCCGGCGGCAATGGTTCGCCAAGCGCAAGTCGATCGCGGCGATCCTCAGGGAGGTAATGACCAACGAGCAATCGGTGCTCCTGGACAGCGACGCGTCGAACAAGGCCGCCGACGCCGACATGGCATTGCAGGAACTCGGCGCCGATCATTCGGGCATCGCCTATGTGACCGCGACGGTCACCGTCTGGGACGCGGACCCTGCTCTCGCGGCGGAGAAGCTGCGGCTGGTCGAGAAGGTCATCCAGAGCCGCGACTTCACCTGCACGATCGAGGGCATGAACGCCATCGAGGCCTGGCTCGGAAGCCTCCCCGGCCATGTTTACGCCAATGTCCGTCAGCCTCCCATTTCCACGCTCAATCTCGCCCACCTGATTCCCCTCTCAGCTGTATGGGCGGGGGCGGAACGGGACGAGCATTTCGGTGACGCCCCCTTGCTTTACGGCAAGACCGAAGGCTCGACCCCGTTCCGCCTTTCGCTTCACGTCGGCGACGTCGGCCACTGCCTCGTCGTCGGCCCGACCGGCGCCGGCAAGTCGGTGCTGCTCGCCACGATGGCAATGCAGTTTCGCCGTTACGTCGGCGCACAGCTCTTTGCGTTCGACTTCGGGGGCTCGATCCGCGCGGCGGCGCTCGCGATGGGCGGCGATTGGCAGGATCTCGGAGGCGCGCTCCACGCGGGAGACGGCGGTGTCGCCCTGCAGCCGCTGGCCCGTATCGACGAGGCGGCCGAACGCAGCTGGGCTGCCGAATGGCTCGCAACTCTCCTCGCAAGCGAGGGCGTCGCGGTCGATCCCGCGGCGAAGGAGCATCTATGGTCGGCGCTCACCTCGCTCGCGACGGCTCCGGTTCCGGAGCGGACGATCACCGGTCTCGCGGTCCTCCTCCAGTCGCAGCCGCTCAAGCTGGCGCTCGCGCCCTATTGCATCGGCGGCCCATGGGGACGGCTCCTCGATGCCGACGAGGAACGGCTCGGCGCGACCCGCGTGCAGATATTCGAGACCGAAGGGCTGGTCGGCGCGGCGTCGGCTAGCGCTGTCCTCTCCTATCTCTTCCACCGTCTCGCCGGGCGGCTCGACGGCTCGCCGACGTTCATCATCATCGACGAAGGCTGGCTCGTCCTCGACAGCCCGGCCTTTGCAGCGCAACTGCGCGAATGGCTGAAGACGCTTCGCAAGAAGAATGCGAGCGTCGTGTTCGCAACGCAGAGCCTCGCCGACATCGAGACGTCGAGCATCGCGCCCGCCATCATCGAGAGCTGCCCGACACGCATATTCCTGCCGAACGAACGTGCCGCCGAGCCGCAGATTGCGCGCATCTACGAACGCTTCGGGCTCAATGACCGGCAGATCGAGATTTTGAGCCGGGCGACCCCCAAGCGCGACTATTATTGCCAGTCGCGGCGCGGCAACCGCCTGTTCGACCTCGGACTTGGCGAAGTCGCGCTGGCCTTCACGGCCGCCTCCTCGAAAATCGACCAGACGCGCATCGGCGAGATTTTCGCCGAACACGGCCCGGACGGCTTTGCTGCCGCCTGGCTCTCTCACCGCAAGCTCGAATGGGCGGCCGAGCTGCTCCCCGCCATTGCCGTCTCTACTGAGGAGTCTCCCCGATGA
- a CDS encoding JAB domain-containing protein gives MASSAAADAARQRSILARLISAIAPDDGERLAGLLLEEFQTIGRIWSETPEALSRILGPDSAIIALILVARDAALATMGSHMRGAVIDTFCPEIRSYLIASMGSLPDEMLRIFFLDASGRLIADEMLQQGSLRQLALYPRTIFRRALEHNAAGLILVHNHPSGDPAPSADDVETTRRLDQIGRSLDVAIIDHIIVTSSHTHHIVRDERHSGPTAASAAFTLRAPAPPASDLAVALGNARTALHRRLLREQLLGSPELFGDPAWEMLIDLFIHECEGKELSISSLSITPSMPLSSALRLAQKLCDAGLVRRVPDPFDGRRSIIRLEAATSHRLRAYFAEGSD, from the coding sequence ATGGCATCATCGGCAGCGGCTGATGCGGCACGGCAGCGATCGATCCTGGCGCGGCTCATCTCCGCCATCGCACCCGATGACGGCGAGCGGCTAGCCGGGCTGCTACTCGAAGAATTCCAGACGATCGGGCGGATATGGTCCGAAACCCCGGAAGCCTTGAGCCGAATTCTCGGCCCCGATTCCGCGATAATCGCACTCATCCTTGTCGCGCGCGACGCCGCGCTGGCGACGATGGGGAGCCACATGCGGGGCGCCGTGATCGATACGTTCTGCCCGGAGATCCGCAGTTACCTCATCGCCTCGATGGGATCGCTGCCGGACGAAATGCTTCGGATATTCTTCCTCGACGCCTCAGGCCGGCTAATCGCCGACGAAATGTTGCAGCAGGGATCGCTAAGGCAACTGGCTCTCTATCCGCGGACGATATTCCGCCGCGCCCTCGAGCATAATGCGGCGGGCCTCATCCTCGTCCACAATCATCCGAGCGGCGATCCCGCACCGAGCGCGGATGACGTCGAGACGACAAGACGGCTGGACCAGATCGGGCGCTCGCTCGATGTCGCGATCATCGATCACATCATCGTGACGTCCAGCCACACCCATCACATCGTCCGCGACGAACGCCACTCCGGACCGACGGCCGCGTCAGCCGCTTTCACCTTGCGGGCCCCTGCACCACCCGCAAGCGATCTCGCCGTCGCCCTCGGAAATGCACGGACGGCGCTTCATCGCCGCCTGCTGCGCGAGCAATTGCTCGGGTCTCCCGAGCTGTTCGGCGACCCGGCATGGGAGATGCTGATCGATCTTTTCATCCATGAATGCGAGGGCAAGGAGCTGTCGATCAGCTCGCTCAGCATCACGCCGAGCATGCCGCTCAGCAGCGCGCTCCGCCTTGCCCAGAAGCTCTGCGACGCCGGCCTCGTTCGCCGTGTACCGGATCCCTTCGATGGGCGCCGCAGCATCATCAGGCTGGAGGCGGCTACAAGCCATCGCCTCCGCGCCTATTTTGCTGAGGGTTCCGATTGA
- the trbJ gene encoding P-type conjugative transfer protein TrbJ yields the protein MKKKLVRTMVAAALAALTAAGSMLAMPAQGQVGGIVHDPRNYSQNILTAARTLEQINNQIKQLQNQATSLLNEARNLQSLPVSTLGELQAQVDQTRRLLGEAEGIAFDVTDIRKGFEQRYKGGALTGSAADMVANAEARWKDSVGAFEDAMKVQAGIVSNMGGTRTSISAIVGASQSATGALQAAQAGNQLLAIQSQQITDLAAVMSAQGRAQMLAAARAAAAEAEGRERFRRFRKGN from the coding sequence ATGAAGAAGAAACTTGTCCGCACGATGGTCGCCGCAGCACTCGCTGCGCTCACGGCGGCGGGCTCCATGCTGGCGATGCCGGCGCAGGGTCAGGTCGGCGGTATCGTCCACGACCCGCGCAACTATTCGCAAAATATCCTGACCGCGGCGCGCACGCTCGAGCAGATCAACAACCAGATCAAGCAGCTCCAGAACCAGGCGACCTCGCTGCTCAACGAGGCCCGCAATCTCCAGAGCCTGCCGGTTTCGACGCTCGGCGAGCTGCAGGCACAGGTCGACCAGACACGCCGGCTGCTCGGCGAAGCCGAGGGTATCGCATTCGATGTGACCGATATCCGGAAGGGCTTCGAGCAGCGCTACAAGGGCGGTGCGCTGACCGGCTCGGCCGCCGATATGGTCGCCAATGCAGAGGCGCGCTGGAAGGACAGCGTCGGCGCATTCGAAGACGCGATGAAAGTGCAGGCCGGCATAGTCTCGAACATGGGCGGAACGCGTACGTCGATTTCTGCGATCGTCGGGGCGAGCCAGTCGGCCACCGGGGCGCTGCAGGCTGCGCAAGCGGGTAACCAGCTACTCGCGATCCAGTCGCAGCAAATAACCGACCTCGCGGCCGTCATGAGCGCGCAGGGCCGAGCGCAAATGCTCGCCGCTGCTCGCGCCGCTGCCGCCGAGGCGGAAGGACGCGAACGCTTTCGCCGTTTCCGAAAGGGTAATTGA
- the trbB gene encoding P-type conjugative transfer ATPase TrbB, which produces MLRTALGGAISEWLADPAIIEIMLNPDGRLWIDRLGVGITDSGILLAAADGERIIRLVAHHVGAEVHGGAPRVSAELPDGGERFEGLLPPVVVAPTFAIRKPAVAVFTLGDYVASGIIEMSAAEALRRGVAARRNILVAGGTGTGKTTLANALLAEVAKTSDRIVLIEDTRELQCTAPNLVSMRTKDGVASLSDLLRASLRLRPDRIPIGEVRGAEALDLLKAWGTGHPGGIGTIHAGSALGALRRMEQLIQEAVITVPRSLLAETIDLVAVLVRDGAGRRLSELARVEGLDPVTGDYRLTPLITPEGDIR; this is translated from the coding sequence ATGCTCCGGACTGCCCTTGGCGGTGCCATCTCGGAATGGCTGGCCGACCCGGCGATCATCGAGATCATGCTCAATCCCGACGGTCGTCTGTGGATCGATCGGCTGGGAGTAGGGATCACCGATAGCGGCATTCTTCTTGCCGCGGCGGACGGCGAGCGCATTATTCGGCTGGTCGCGCATCATGTCGGCGCGGAGGTCCATGGCGGTGCGCCGCGCGTCTCGGCCGAACTGCCGGATGGCGGCGAGCGCTTCGAGGGACTCCTCCCGCCCGTCGTGGTGGCACCGACGTTCGCGATCCGCAAACCCGCCGTCGCGGTCTTCACGCTCGGCGATTATGTCGCATCGGGCATCATCGAGATGAGCGCTGCCGAAGCCTTGCGGCGCGGGGTCGCCGCGCGGCGGAACATCCTGGTCGCGGGCGGCACCGGAACAGGAAAAACGACGCTCGCCAACGCATTGCTTGCCGAAGTTGCGAAGACGTCAGATCGCATCGTCCTCATCGAGGACACCCGCGAGCTTCAATGTACGGCGCCTAACCTCGTCTCTATGCGCACGAAGGACGGCGTGGCTTCGCTCTCGGACCTCCTCCGCGCGTCGCTTCGCCTTCGTCCCGATCGGATCCCGATCGGCGAGGTCCGGGGCGCCGAGGCCCTCGACCTCCTGAAGGCGTGGGGCACAGGCCATCCGGGAGGGATCGGCACGATCCACGCCGGAAGCGCGCTCGGTGCGCTGCGCCGTATGGAGCAGCTCATTCAGGAGGCGGTGATCACAGTGCCTCGCTCGCTCCTTGCCGAGACTATCGATCTGGTGGCCGTGCTGGTCCGCGACGGCGCCGGGCGCCGTCTTTCCGAACTCGCCCGCGTCGAAGGACTCGACCCGGTGACCGGCGATTACCGCCTCACGCCGCTCATCACCCCTGAAGGAGACATAAGATGA
- a CDS encoding TrbC/VirB2 family protein, translating to MIKAFRRGACRAALSATALAVSLFVAAPAWAGGSSMPWEAPLQSILESIEGPVAKIVAVIIIIVTGLSLAFGDTSGGFRRLVQIVFGLSIAFAASSFFLSFFSFGGGALV from the coding sequence ATGATCAAAGCTTTTCGCCGCGGTGCGTGCCGTGCCGCTCTGTCCGCCACCGCGCTCGCCGTTTCCCTGTTTGTTGCGGCTCCTGCTTGGGCCGGCGGCTCGTCGATGCCGTGGGAAGCTCCGCTCCAGTCGATCCTCGAGAGCATCGAGGGGCCGGTGGCCAAGATCGTTGCGGTGATCATCATCATCGTGACCGGGCTCAGCCTCGCGTTTGGCGACACGTCGGGCGGCTTCCGCCGGCTCGTCCAGATCGTGTTTGGCCTGTCGATCGCCTTCGCGGCGTCGAGCTTCTTCCTGTCCTTCTTCTCCTTCGGCGGCGGGGCGCTGGTCTGA